In a single window of the Flavobacterium sp. W4I14 genome:
- a CDS encoding hypothetical protein (product_source=Hypo-rule applied; superfamily=48097; transmembrane_helix_parts=Inside_1_6,TMhelix_7_29,Outside_30_70): MKIWYVLLLVFFLYFLFSQNHLGDYLFTIVNHFFLRENPFGIILISNREMITAWAVNLYDKFLIGGGYAV; encoded by the coding sequence ATGAAAATATGGTATGTATTGTTGCTTGTCTTTTTCCTCTATTTTTTATTCTCCCAAAACCATTTGGGTGACTATTTATTTACAATAGTTAATCATTTCTTTCTTCGAGAAAATCCTTTTGGAATTATATTGATCTCTAACAGAGAAATGATAACTGCATGGGCTGTTAACCTTTATGATAAATTTCTAATTGGAGGTGGCTATGCGGTTTAA
- a CDS encoding hypothetical protein (product_source=Hypo-rule applied; cleavage_site_network=SignalP-noTM; pfam=PF12836; superfamily=47781,56925), producing the protein MRFKSLIVAFVMIGFMANAQINTEETDTRDILESMAENLPDDYDMTELIDVLEKYRRHPINLNRTSVEELKTLVFLSPLQISNFFTHIKENGQLTDVLELQSISGFDIKTVHNLLPFVTLTNIAEYQQLNFKNIIHAGENDLMMRFAQTLQKQKGYTDLPGNRYLGSPERFQMRYRYHYSSILSAAITLDKDAGEKFIGKPFDFYSGNIALFKLGKLKKLVVGDYTLQFGQGLTLWSGFSFGKGPDVTSVAKKDLGLRPYNSTNEYSFFRGSAATINLFKNVDITPFVSFRNLDASQKLDSEGNLVQATINQTGLHRTPTEIKNKGVLAQSVFGTTVQYAKNEFAIGAIAYHTYYKNRFITQTAAYDRYSFTGTALTNLGLFYNYTYKNMYIYGEAAKGLGGGIAYINGVLISLSPTVSAALTYRDYAKDYHSFFNQAVSESSEAVNEKGLYAGLNINPNKQWTFSFYGDYFRFSWLKYRVDEPSKGYEILTQAVYTPNKTFKVLVRFKTEHKQQNTDLDVPLNFLDNVKREGYRAEASWQLNNNWRFQNRLEISQYKKGSANREFGYLVYQDVDYSPMFAKLTGNVRFAYFNTPSYNSRIYAYEDDVLYSFAFGMYNWKGFRTYFNLKYSIVKKLNVWVRYGLFVYKDVETVGTYLDEIQGNKKSEVKIQLRYQF; encoded by the coding sequence ATGCGGTTTAAGAGCTTAATTGTTGCATTTGTAATGATCGGATTCATGGCAAATGCTCAAATCAATACTGAGGAAACAGATACACGTGATATTTTGGAGAGTATGGCCGAAAACCTCCCCGATGATTACGATATGACCGAACTTATTGACGTATTGGAGAAATATCGCAGACATCCAATTAATCTGAATCGAACTTCAGTTGAAGAATTAAAGACCTTGGTTTTCCTATCCCCATTACAGATTAGTAATTTCTTTACACATATAAAGGAAAATGGTCAGCTTACAGATGTGCTGGAATTACAAAGTATTAGCGGTTTTGATATTAAAACTGTGCATAATCTCCTCCCATTTGTAACATTGACCAATATCGCTGAATACCAGCAGCTCAATTTTAAGAACATCATACATGCTGGTGAAAATGATTTGATGATGCGCTTTGCGCAGACCCTACAAAAACAAAAAGGTTATACAGATTTACCTGGGAACCGATATTTAGGTTCGCCGGAAAGATTTCAGATGCGCTACAGATATCATTATAGCTCTATTCTATCGGCAGCCATTACTTTAGACAAAGATGCTGGTGAAAAATTTATAGGCAAGCCTTTCGATTTTTATTCTGGCAATATCGCACTATTCAAATTGGGAAAGCTAAAAAAACTGGTAGTTGGCGATTATACATTGCAATTTGGGCAGGGCTTAACATTATGGTCGGGTTTTTCTTTTGGCAAGGGTCCTGATGTAACCAGCGTAGCTAAAAAAGATTTAGGTTTAAGGCCTTATAACTCCACTAACGAATATTCTTTTTTTAGAGGAAGTGCAGCAACGATTAACTTATTTAAAAATGTAGACATTACCCCTTTTGTTTCGTTCCGCAATCTTGATGCTAGCCAAAAATTAGATTCAGAAGGAAATTTAGTTCAGGCCACCATTAATCAAACTGGTTTACATAGAACCCCTACTGAGATTAAGAATAAAGGTGTTTTAGCGCAAAGCGTATTTGGTACTACGGTTCAATATGCCAAAAATGAATTTGCTATTGGTGCAATTGCTTACCATACTTATTATAAGAACCGTTTTATTACACAAACAGCAGCTTATGATCGATATAGTTTCACAGGCACAGCGCTAACCAATTTGGGGTTGTTTTACAATTATACATATAAAAATATGTACATCTATGGCGAGGCCGCCAAGGGTTTAGGTGGTGGCATTGCCTATATTAACGGTGTCCTCATTAGTTTGTCACCAACCGTTTCTGCTGCTTTAACTTATCGCGATTATGCCAAAGATTATCATAGTTTCTTTAATCAGGCAGTATCCGAATCGAGCGAAGCCGTAAATGAAAAAGGATTATATGCTGGCTTAAATATTAATCCCAATAAACAATGGACCTTTTCTTTCTATGGTGATTATTTTCGGTTCTCGTGGTTAAAATACCGTGTTGATGAGCCATCAAAAGGTTACGAAATTTTAACCCAAGCCGTTTATACACCAAACAAAACCTTTAAAGTTTTAGTCCGATTTAAAACAGAGCATAAACAACAAAATACGGATTTAGATGTGCCTCTAAACTTTTTAGATAATGTAAAAAGAGAGGGTTATCGGGCAGAGGCAAGCTGGCAATTGAATAATAATTGGCGCTTCCAAAACAGGTTAGAGATTTCACAATATAAAAAAGGTAGTGCTAATAGAGAATTTGGTTATCTCGTTTATCAGGATGTAGACTATTCGCCAATGTTCGCTAAGCTAACAGGAAATGTAAGATTTGCCTATTTCAATACCCCAAGTTATAACAGCAGAATTTATGCCTATGAAGATGATGTTTTGTACAGTTTTGCTTTCGGAATGTATAATTGGAAAGGTTTTAGGACTTATTTCAACCTGAAATACAGTATAGTTAAGAAGCTAAATGTTTGGGTTCGATATGGGTTGTTTGTTTATAAGGACGTAGAAACAGTAGGTACTTACCTGGATGAAATTCAGGGCAATAAAAAATCGGAAGTTAAAATTCAGCTACGCTATCAATTTTAA